A region of the Kribbella sp. NBC_01245 genome:
CTGCGGATCCTGATGAACGGCGACGGCTACCCGATGGTCGCCTCGCACGACCCGCGCCTGATCCGGATCGCCGGCTCGCTCGCGGACCGGGCCGGCCGGCAGAAGGACACCTTCGAGTACCAGATGCTGTACGGCATTCGCCCGGAGGAGCAGCGCCGTCTCTCCGCCGAGGGCAACAAGGTCCGCGTCTACATCCCGTACGGCGAGGACTGGTACGGCTACCTCGTCCGCCGCCTCGCCGAGCGCCCCGCGAACCTCCGCTTCTTCCTCCGCTCCCTGATCAGCAAGAAGTAGCCCGCACCCCAAGAAGAACCCCAAGACTTCGCGGGGTTTTTGCCTTCGTTCAGTGAGCGAACCGTCGCGTTCTGCGCCCGAACCGGTTAGCCTCGCCCGGCGAGCTGGTTCGGGGGAACCACGGGAGGCGCACGCGAATGTCCGGAACCGTACCGCCGCGGCCCGAAGCCCTTGAGGGCATGGCCGAGTTCGGATCACGCCTGCGCGAGTTGCGGGTCTGGTCCGGTGTGTCCTACCGCGAGCTGCATCGCCGCATAGTCAAGGCCCGTACGGCGCGTGGGGTCGCGGAGATCCCGGCGTACGACACGGTCTACCGATGCCTTCAGCCGGGGCGAAGCCGCCTGGACGTCGAGCTGGTCGTCGACGTCGTACGGGCGCTGCTGGCCGATGAGCCCGACGAGCAGGCCGTACTCGCTTGGCGGCAGGCCTACCAACTCGTCACCGGCGCCGCCTCCGACGCGGCCGTGGTGAACGTGACCGACCGCCTCCCCGATGACCTCGACGTCTTCACCGGCCGGGCCGACGTGCTGCACAGGCTCAAGCGGTCGGTCTTCGAAGGCGGCCGTGCGGAGCCCGTGGTCGTCGTGGTCGACGGGATGGCGGGTGTCGGCAAGACCCGGCTGATCGTGCACGCGGCCCATCTCCTGCCCGGTGTGGACCAAGTCCTCGCGGTCAACCTAAGGGGCTACGACCCGCGCGAGCCCGCCGAACCCGGCGCCGTACTGGACGCCTTCGTCCGTCTGCTCGGCGTTCGGGTCAACCGCTTGCCGGGCGTCGACCACACCGCCCGTACGGCGAAACTGGGCGAGCTCCTCAAGGGAAAGCGGTCCGTCCTCCTACTCGACAACGCCGCCTCTGCCGAGCAGGTCAAACCCCTGCTCCCCGGCGTACCCGGCAGCGTGGTGCTGATCACGAGCCGCCGACGCCTCGACCTACCAGGCGCCGAACGGCTGCAACTCGGCCCGTTCACCCCGGCCGAATCCGCCGAGCTGCTGAGCAAGTCGGTCAAACCCGCACGCCTCCAAGCAGATCCGGACACGGCCGAGCGCATCGCCGTACAGGTCGGCCAGTTGCCACTCGCACTCGCGCTGGTCGCCGGCCGGATCGAGGCCAGCCCGGACTGGAGCCTCACCGATCACCTCGAGCGCTTGGTCGAGCGGGGCCGGACGTTGCGCATGGACGACGCCGTCGAGATTGCGCTCGCCCAGTCGTACGCGAGCCTGTCGCCGGCGCATCGCACGCTGCTCCGGATGCTCGCGTTGCACCCGGGCGCCGACTTCGACACCTCGGCCGCCGCCGTACTCGCGGCTGCCGAAGAGGCCGAAACGTCAACCCTGCTTGGCGATTTGCTCGCCGGAAGTCTGTTGCAACAGCGTTCGCCCGGCCGGTTCGAGATGCACGACCTGGTCCGGGTCTATGCCGCGAAATGCGGGAGCGACGAGGATCCGGCGAGTGTGCGCAGGGCGGCGTTCACCCGGCTGGTGGACCATTACCGGGCGATGGCCGCCGTCGCGATGGCGGTCTACGCGCCACATGAGACGGACTGGCGGCCGCGGGTGATGCCGTCCGTCGTACCGCTGGTGGCGCCGGCCGATCGGGACGCGGCCTTGGCGTGGCTGGAGGCTGAGCGGGTCAACCTGGTCGCGTGTGGTTTGCGGGCCGCCGAGCAGGATCTGCCTGGGCATGCCGTCGACCTGTCGTGGATCCTCTATCGCTATCTCGACGACGCCGGGCATTACGCCGACGGCGAGGTCCTGCACGCGCACGCGGCCCGGGTCGCTCCGCGCGCCTCGCGGGGCAAAACGCTGAGCAGCCTCGGCGTCGTCTACTGGCGGCTCGGCAAGTTCGGTGAAGCCCGTGAGGTGTACGCCGAGGCGCTCACGATCGCGACCGCCAGCGGAGACCACCGCGAGCGGATCCGGGCCCTGATCAACCTCGGCCTGGTGCTCGAACGGGTCGGCGCCTACGCCGAATCCCTCGCGAACTACTTCCAGGCCATCGAGATCTCGACCATGATCGGATCCCGGCTCGCGACCGCCCACGCGTTGCACAACGTGGTCCATCTGGCCGAACGGCTCGGCCGGTACGACGAGGCGTACGACCGGGCGCAGGAGTGTCTGTCCATGCTGCGCGAGACCGGCGACCGGGTGACCGAAGGCCGGACCCTGAACAGCAGGGCCCTGGTCAACCTCAGCCTCGGCCGCCTCGACCAGGCCCGCGCGGATGCCGAAGAGGCGATCGCCATCGCCCGCGAGGTCGGCAACCGTACCGGCGAGGGTTATGCCCTGATCACCAGCGGCCGGGCCCTCGGCGCACTCGGCGCGATCGAACCCGCCCGCGCCCGGCTCGACCTGGCCCTGCTGATCGCCCGCGAAGTCGCCAACCGCGACGCCGAGGCCCTCGCCCTGAACGAGTCCGGCACCCTGCACAACCTGGCCGGATCACCCGCCGCCGGGTACGACCAGCACCGCGCGGCCCTCGCCATCGCGGAAGAACTCGGCGATCCGTACGAACGGGCCCGCAGCCACCTCGGCTCCGCCCGCGCCCTCGTCCGCCTCGGCAACGACCGCGCCGCCCAAGCCGAACTCCGCCTCGCCCTGGTCCTCTTCGACCGCCTCCAAACCCCCGAAGCCGACACCGTCGCCACCCACCTCGCCGCCCTCTCCGCCTGACGTTGTCTTCTTTTCGTTCATTCGTCGGAATCCGCCCTCTTCCCGCCGCGGCGCTGCACAGGTCCGCCTAGCTGAGAGGGCGAATTCCGACGAATGAACGAAAAGAAGGGGTTGACCGGATTCGATCGGGAAGTGGGACAGCGGGGGTGGCGTAGTGCCAGGTTCTGGGCACTGCCCAGTGAGAAGGAGTTCGGAAATGCGCATGCCTCTTAGGACACTTGGTATCGCGGCTACTTCGGCCGCCCTGCTGACGCTCGGTATCACGCCCGCGATGGCCGAGGACGGCCACATCTACGTGCATGTCGCCACGTTCCCGTCGGGTGGTGACTCAGGCGGCTCGTCGTACGCGGACCTCAACTTCACCGCCGACCGCTCGGTCACGTACAACAACTGGGTCATCAACGACACCTGCCCGGGTGACGGCTACCGCGTGATCGCGCGGGCCCGCGCGCAGCTCCGCAGCGGCGCGTACGCCAATGGCTCGTGGCACGAGGACGACGGCACCTGCGAGAGCGACGCGTGGGGCCCGTACGACGGCAAGGAGCTGAACACCAGCGGCGACATCATGCGCGCGGGTATCCAGGTCTGCGTCGACCTCGGCAGCAGCCTCAAGTGCGAGACGGAGTTCCGCGACAACCCGCACACGTAATACCGCGATCCACTGCCCCCACAGTGGCAGCCCGGCCGGCCTCGCCCCCACGAGCCGGCCGGCTGCCCTGGGTAACCGTCTCAGCGACACTCCGATCTTGTAATCGGACTGTGACAAACAGTTAGACTCCCCTCGGAACTGGGGAGGTCCGAGTGATGCTGGCAACTGAGGGGGCTCCGGGCCCGATTGGCGCCCGGACGGTCGACGAACTGAGCGCACGCCTTCGCGCCCTGCAGGCCTGGTCGGGAGTGTCCTACCGGGAGATCCATCGCCGAGTGGTTCGATCCCGGCAAGAGCGGAACGTTGCCGAGATCCCGGCGTACAACACGGTTTACCGCTGTCTGAGCCCCGGCCGTTGCCGGCTTGACGTGGAACTGGTCGTCGATATCGCCCGCGTGCTGCTCGACGACGAGGCCCGGGTGGCCGAGTGGCGGCAGGCGCATCAGGTGGTGAGCGGGCTCGCGGCCGACGCCTCCGTGGTCAGCGTCGAGGCCCTGCCGGACGACCCGGGCGCGTTCACCGGCCGTGCCGCCGAGCTGACGGCCGCCCTCGACAGCAGTACGGCGCGAGGCCTGCTGCTGGTGGAAGGAATGCCCGGCGTCGGCAAGACCACTCTGGCCGCACACCTCGCTCACCGGCTGATCGAG
Encoded here:
- a CDS encoding tetratricopeptide repeat protein, yielding MSGTVPPRPEALEGMAEFGSRLRELRVWSGVSYRELHRRIVKARTARGVAEIPAYDTVYRCLQPGRSRLDVELVVDVVRALLADEPDEQAVLAWRQAYQLVTGAASDAAVVNVTDRLPDDLDVFTGRADVLHRLKRSVFEGGRAEPVVVVVDGMAGVGKTRLIVHAAHLLPGVDQVLAVNLRGYDPREPAEPGAVLDAFVRLLGVRVNRLPGVDHTARTAKLGELLKGKRSVLLLDNAASAEQVKPLLPGVPGSVVLITSRRRLDLPGAERLQLGPFTPAESAELLSKSVKPARLQADPDTAERIAVQVGQLPLALALVAGRIEASPDWSLTDHLERLVERGRTLRMDDAVEIALAQSYASLSPAHRTLLRMLALHPGADFDTSAAAVLAAAEEAETSTLLGDLLAGSLLQQRSPGRFEMHDLVRVYAAKCGSDEDPASVRRAAFTRLVDHYRAMAAVAMAVYAPHETDWRPRVMPSVVPLVAPADRDAALAWLEAERVNLVACGLRAAEQDLPGHAVDLSWILYRYLDDAGHYADGEVLHAHAARVAPRASRGKTLSSLGVVYWRLGKFGEAREVYAEALTIATASGDHRERIRALINLGLVLERVGAYAESLANYFQAIEISTMIGSRLATAHALHNVVHLAERLGRYDEAYDRAQECLSMLRETGDRVTEGRTLNSRALVNLSLGRLDQARADAEEAIAIAREVGNRTGEGYALITSGRALGALGAIEPARARLDLALLIAREVANRDAEALALNESGTLHNLAGSPAAGYDQHRAALAIAEELGDPYERARSHLGSARALVRLGNDRAAQAELRLALVLFDRLQTPEADTVATHLAALSA